Proteins encoded by one window of Martelella endophytica:
- a CDS encoding aldehyde dehydrogenase family protein — translation MNIEDILAGKRPEGLPDGHFIDGQFRRASDAEMMESFDAGRGEAFASFVNGTAADVDEAVASARKAFVSVWRDMAPAERGRILNRAASLLSEEAERFAIVETLDCGKTLSEARGDVLGAARAFEYYAGATDKLQGTSFPLAKGYLGFSLNEPMGVSAQIIPWNYPISTAARGMAPALAAGCCVVAKPAEQTPFTALMLADLLSRAGLPDGVCNVITGTGAAVGAPLTAHKDIDQITFTGSVVTGQRVMRTAAEHVTRLVLELGGKSPVVVLGDCNREAAIDGVLGAIFENAGQICSAGSRLVIERSIHDEFVAELVKRAEKYRLGHGLRDPDFGPLNSAAHLAKVAGIIEAAKARGAEILTGGETATDPETGKGWFYKPTIIADTPSDDDLVQEEIFGPVLTVQIADNAEHALALANDCQYGLVGGIYTQDISRALTLARDIDAGQIFVNEYFAGGVEVPFGGNKMSGFGREKGLEGMLSYCKSKNIAIKL, via the coding sequence ATGAACATCGAAGACATTCTCGCCGGGAAAAGGCCGGAAGGTCTGCCCGATGGCCATTTCATTGATGGTCAATTCCGCCGCGCATCTGACGCCGAGATGATGGAAAGCTTCGACGCCGGGCGCGGCGAGGCTTTCGCCAGCTTTGTGAACGGCACGGCAGCTGATGTCGATGAAGCCGTTGCCAGCGCCCGCAAGGCCTTCGTGTCCGTATGGCGCGACATGGCGCCTGCCGAGCGCGGCCGCATTCTGAACCGCGCGGCAAGCCTGCTGAGCGAAGAGGCCGAACGCTTTGCCATTGTCGAAACGCTCGACTGCGGCAAGACACTCTCCGAAGCGCGCGGCGACGTGCTGGGCGCTGCCCGCGCCTTCGAATATTACGCTGGTGCCACCGACAAGCTGCAGGGCACGAGCTTTCCGCTGGCCAAGGGCTATCTCGGCTTCAGCCTGAATGAGCCGATGGGCGTCTCCGCCCAGATCATCCCTTGGAATTACCCGATTTCGACCGCTGCGCGCGGCATGGCCCCGGCGCTTGCCGCCGGATGCTGCGTTGTCGCCAAACCGGCGGAGCAGACCCCTTTCACAGCCCTCATGCTCGCCGACCTTCTGTCACGCGCGGGCCTGCCCGATGGCGTCTGCAATGTCATCACCGGAACGGGCGCCGCCGTCGGTGCGCCGCTGACAGCGCACAAGGACATCGACCAGATCACGTTCACGGGTTCCGTGGTCACCGGCCAGCGTGTCATGCGCACAGCCGCCGAGCATGTCACCCGGCTGGTGCTGGAGCTTGGTGGAAAATCGCCGGTCGTCGTCCTTGGCGATTGCAATCGCGAAGCGGCCATCGACGGCGTTCTCGGCGCGATCTTCGAAAATGCCGGCCAGATCTGCTCGGCAGGCTCCCGGCTCGTCATCGAGCGCTCGATCCATGATGAGTTCGTGGCCGAACTTGTGAAGAGAGCCGAAAAATATCGTTTGGGCCATGGTCTGCGCGATCCGGATTTCGGCCCGCTCAATTCCGCCGCCCATCTGGCAAAGGTCGCCGGCATCATCGAGGCTGCGAAGGCACGCGGCGCGGAAATCCTCACCGGCGGCGAGACGGCCACCGATCCCGAAACCGGCAAGGGCTGGTTCTACAAGCCGACAATCATTGCCGACACCCCGTCCGATGATGACCTCGTGCAGGAAGAAATCTTCGGCCCGGTTCTGACCGTTCAGATCGCCGACAACGCCGAACACGCCCTCGCGCTCGCCAATGACTGCCAGTACGGCCTCGTCGGCGGCATTTATACGCAGGATATCTCCAGGGCCCTGACGCTCGCCCGTGACATCGATGCCGGTCAGATCTTCGTCAACGAATACTTCGCCGGCGGCGTCGAAGTCCCCTTCGGCGGCAACAAGATGTCCGGCTTCGGTCGCGAAAAAGGTCTCGAGGGCATGCTGTCCTACTGCAAGAGCAAGAATATCGCGATCAAGCTGTAG
- a CDS encoding mandelate racemase/muconate lactonizing enzyme family protein has product MKLTKIETFTNEFICFVRATAEDGATGWGQVAPYFADITAEVLHRQIAPHVLGFDCDDIDAMVDHARDREHKFPGAYLRRAMGGIDTALWDMAGKRAEKPVCALIGGTPGKLRAYGSSMKRDITPEDERERFLRLRGEYGFDAFKFRIGAEVGHNQDEWPGRTEKIVPMIANALGDEAALLVDANSCYSPAKAIEVGHMLQDSGISHYEEPCPYWEFDQTRKVKEALDIDITGGEQDCMIENWRLMIKDQVVDVLQPDILYLGGISRSLRVARMAEAAGMPVTPHAANLSLVTLFTMHYLRAIKTPGKYLEFSIEGRDYYPWQEGLFLNDPFRVEGGKVTVTDAPGWGIDINPEWLAKSRYQVSELSD; this is encoded by the coding sequence ATGAAACTGACCAAAATCGAAACATTCACCAACGAATTCATCTGCTTTGTCCGCGCCACCGCGGAGGACGGGGCCACCGGCTGGGGACAGGTCGCACCCTATTTCGCCGATATCACCGCCGAGGTGCTTCACCGGCAGATCGCCCCGCATGTGCTCGGCTTTGATTGCGACGATATTGATGCGATGGTCGATCACGCCCGCGACAGGGAACACAAGTTTCCCGGCGCCTATCTGCGCCGCGCCATGGGCGGCATCGACACCGCATTATGGGATATGGCGGGCAAACGCGCTGAGAAGCCGGTTTGCGCCCTGATCGGCGGCACACCCGGAAAACTCAGGGCCTACGGCTCCTCAATGAAGCGCGACATCACGCCTGAAGATGAGAGGGAGCGTTTCCTGCGGCTTCGCGGCGAATATGGCTTTGACGCCTTCAAGTTCCGCATTGGCGCCGAGGTTGGTCACAATCAGGATGAATGGCCGGGCCGCACGGAAAAGATCGTGCCGATGATTGCGAACGCGCTTGGCGATGAAGCCGCATTGCTGGTTGACGCCAATTCCTGTTACTCGCCCGCCAAGGCGATCGAGGTCGGTCACATGCTGCAGGACAGCGGCATATCCCACTATGAAGAGCCCTGCCCCTACTGGGAATTCGATCAGACAAGAAAGGTCAAGGAAGCCCTCGATATCGATATTACCGGCGGCGAGCAGGACTGCATGATCGAGAACTGGCGGCTGATGATCAAGGATCAGGTCGTCGACGTTCTGCAGCCCGATATCCTTTATCTCGGCGGCATTTCGCGCAGCCTCAGAGTAGCCCGCATGGCCGAAGCCGCCGGCATGCCGGTGACGCCGCACGCCGCCAACCTGTCGCTGGTGACGCTCTTCACCATGCACTACCTGCGTGCCATCAAGACGCCCGGCAAATATCTTGAATTCTCGATCGAGGGCCGCGACTATTATCCGTGGCAGGAAGGCCTCTTCCTCAACGATCCCTTCCGCGTTGAAGGCGGCAAGGTGACCGTCACCGATGCGCCGGGATGGGGGATCGACATCAATCCGGAATGGCTGGCCAAATCGCGCTATCAGGTCAGCGAACTCTCAGACTGA
- a CDS encoding PLP-dependent aminotransferase family protein, which produces MKHSAGAILSSIKLDRSSRKGVGVQLYMALRDIILSGGLRAGDRLPATRILARELGVSRTTVIDAIERLVVEGMLVSRVGAGTFVSDALDAQRPAPGAPQPAKTGKKPRLSYAITHAEPSYARRNWLPHEARAFITALPALDAFPMTNWARISARQLRGSRSAVMGYGEPKGMRALRRAIATHLSALKGIRCHEEQIFITCGAQHGFALIGHMLLNPGDRVWMENPGASGARNAFLSQGAELVPVDVDDEGMVVADGLKKSPHFRLAFVTPTHQQPLGHVMSLARRFELLRAAEEAQGLVIEDDYDGEFYFDNAPQPALYSTDTAGRVLYVGTFSKSLFPALRLGFILVPERMIDAFDQTFSAWASGPATATQAIVADFMDEGHFATHIRLMRRLYKARYEALREAAASLPEIVRLQETRSGFHATADLAPHIDAKLVVEQARERGVILAPLSRYCLQPIEKNGLVLGFGSAPPEELRKGIDIVRDLPALKSNWSG; this is translated from the coding sequence ATGAAACACTCGGCCGGAGCGATCCTGTCCTCCATCAAGCTTGACCGTTCTTCCCGCAAGGGCGTCGGCGTGCAGCTCTATATGGCGCTGCGCGACATCATCCTGTCGGGCGGGCTTCGCGCTGGCGACCGGCTGCCCGCAACGCGCATTCTGGCGCGCGAGCTTGGCGTGTCTCGCACGACCGTCATTGATGCCATCGAACGGCTTGTCGTGGAGGGCATGCTGGTGTCGCGGGTTGGCGCAGGAACCTTCGTCAGCGATGCGCTCGATGCCCAGCGCCCGGCGCCGGGCGCGCCTCAGCCTGCCAAAACCGGGAAAAAGCCGCGGCTCTCCTATGCCATCACCCATGCCGAGCCGTCTTATGCACGGCGCAACTGGCTGCCGCATGAGGCCCGGGCCTTCATTACCGCGCTGCCGGCGCTTGACGCCTTTCCAATGACCAACTGGGCGCGCATTTCCGCCCGGCAATTGCGCGGTTCGCGCAGCGCCGTCATGGGCTATGGCGAGCCGAAGGGCATGCGGGCCTTAAGGCGCGCGATAGCCACGCATCTCAGTGCGCTGAAGGGCATCCGTTGCCACGAGGAACAGATCTTTATCACCTGCGGCGCTCAGCATGGTTTTGCGCTGATCGGGCATATGCTGCTCAACCCGGGAGACCGGGTGTGGATGGAAAATCCCGGTGCGTCGGGCGCCCGCAACGCCTTTTTGTCGCAGGGCGCGGAGCTGGTGCCGGTCGATGTCGATGACGAGGGCATGGTGGTAGCCGACGGGCTGAAGAAGTCGCCGCATTTCCGGCTCGCCTTCGTCACGCCGACGCATCAGCAGCCGCTCGGCCATGTCATGTCGCTGGCGCGGCGGTTCGAGCTTTTGCGCGCGGCGGAAGAGGCGCAGGGCCTGGTCATCGAGGATGATTATGATGGCGAGTTCTATTTCGACAACGCGCCGCAGCCGGCGCTCTACAGCACGGACACCGCCGGGCGGGTGCTCTATGTCGGCACGTTTTCGAAGTCGCTTTTCCCGGCGCTGCGGCTCGGCTTCATTCTGGTGCCGGAGCGGATGATCGATGCCTTCGACCAGACCTTTTCCGCCTGGGCGAGCGGTCCGGCAACGGCAACGCAGGCGATCGTCGCGGATTTCATGGATGAGGGGCATTTTGCCACCCATATCCGGCTGATGCGCAGGCTCTACAAGGCCCGCTACGAGGCGTTGAGGGAAGCTGCAGCGTCACTTCCCGAGATCGTGCGGTTGCAGGAAACCAGAAGCGGATTTCACGCAACGGCCGATCTCGCGCCGCATATCGATGCAAAGCTTGTGGTCGAGCAGGCGCGCGAACGCGGCGTTATTCTGGCGCCGCTGTCGCGCTATTGCCTTCAGCCGATTGAAAAGAACGGGCTGGTTCTCGGCTTTGGCAGCGCGCCGCCGGAGGAGTTGCGCAAGGGGATCGATATCGTTCGCGACCTGCCCGCCTTGAAATCGAATTGGTCTGGATGA